The following are from one region of the Cytobacillus firmus genome:
- the rluF gene encoding 23S rRNA pseudouridine(2604) synthase RluF: MTIVFEGCVNLRINKYISEAGKASRRGADKLVADGRVTINGKRADIGTQVEPGDDVKVDGNPVRVARNNVYIALNKPVGITSTTEKGVKGNIVDLVNHPLRIFNIGRLDKDSDGLILLTNDGDIVNEILRSENKHEKEYIVSVDKPITPEFLKKMSEGVKILGTTTLPCKLVQLSKFDFQIILTQGLNRQIRRMCAELGYEVYRLQRTRIMNIHLGNLPPGQWRDLSKKERTQLFRELNYEPKEW, from the coding sequence ATGACAATCGTATTTGAAGGATGTGTTAACTTGCGTATTAATAAATATATTAGTGAAGCCGGAAAAGCTTCTAGACGGGGTGCGGATAAATTAGTGGCCGATGGAAGGGTTACAATTAACGGGAAGCGTGCCGATATAGGCACCCAGGTTGAGCCTGGAGATGACGTTAAAGTAGATGGAAATCCAGTCCGGGTAGCGAGGAATAATGTCTATATTGCTTTAAATAAACCTGTAGGCATTACAAGCACAACAGAAAAAGGTGTCAAAGGAAATATCGTTGACTTGGTCAACCACCCATTAAGAATATTTAATATTGGGCGTCTGGATAAAGACTCGGATGGCCTGATACTTCTTACGAACGATGGCGACATCGTTAACGAAATCCTGCGTTCTGAAAATAAGCATGAAAAGGAATATATCGTTTCAGTAGACAAGCCGATTACTCCTGAATTTTTAAAGAAGATGTCAGAGGGTGTCAAAATATTGGGCACAACAACACTTCCATGTAAACTGGTTCAATTATCCAAATTTGATTTCCAAATCATCCTGACCCAGGGCCTAAATCGCCAAATTCGCCGTATGTGCGCTGAATTAGGATATGAAGTTTACCGTTTGCAAAGAACACGAATCATGAATATTCATTTAGGCAACCTTCCTCCTGGACAATGGAGGGATTTATCCAAGAAAGAGCGCACTCAATTATTTAGAGAATTAAATTATGAGCCTAAAGAATGGTAA
- a CDS encoding PAS domain-containing protein: protein MSVDKLSELISPEAVINFETGPIKASTLDSIINLLPFEMGFCDANDIFRWYSNNPNRVHGRRKEAIGRPVLELHPKVAHHVEKLLNDFRSGARDEWEFWFPKRSGEETGQIYQKFMAVRDENGKYLGCMDVTVNLDIFTGKEGKNTPETIEEFIAVKPE, encoded by the coding sequence ATGTCAGTAGATAAATTGTCAGAATTAATTAGTCCTGAAGCTGTCATTAACTTTGAAACTGGTCCAATTAAAGCAAGCACTTTGGATTCAATTATCAATCTTTTACCATTTGAAATGGGTTTTTGCGACGCTAACGATATTTTCCGGTGGTATTCTAATAATCCAAACCGCGTCCATGGTCGTCGTAAAGAAGCAATTGGTCGCCCTGTGCTTGAGCTTCACCCAAAAGTGGCTCACCACGTTGAAAAGTTGTTGAATGATTTCCGTTCAGGAGCACGCGACGAATGGGAATTTTGGTTCCCAAAACGCTCCGGCGAAGAGACTGGACAGATTTACCAAAAGTTCATGGCGGTACGTGATGAAAATGGAAAATACCTTGGCTGTATGGATGTAACCGTTAATTTGGACATTTTTACAGGAAAAGAAGGTAAAAACACCCCTGAAACTATTGAAGAATTTATAGCTGTTAAGCCAGAATAA
- a CDS encoding DUF779 domain-containing protein produces MEKVIATESAQALIKQLQAQHGHLVFIHSEGCCDGTSPICMTAGDFYLGSQDKQIGEVMDVPYYMHNSNFAYWEHMQIVIDVIDGIGNSFSLESLKDKSFVIRSNKLIAE; encoded by the coding sequence ATGGAGAAAGTCATTGCGACAGAATCAGCACAAGCATTAATAAAGCAATTGCAGGCCCAACACGGTCATCTCGTATTTATCCATTCAGAAGGATGCTGTGATGGAACTTCACCAATCTGTATGACAGCAGGTGATTTTTATCTTGGCAGCCAGGATAAACAAATAGGTGAAGTGATGGATGTGCCCTACTATATGCATAACTCAAACTTTGCCTATTGGGAGCACATGCAAATTGTCATTGATGTAATAGACGGGATAGGCAATTCTTTTTCACTAGAAAGCTTGAAAGATAAATCCTTCGTCATCCGTTCTAACAAATTGATTGCTGAATAA
- a CDS encoding MarR family transcriptional regulator gives MSTNETLRKKLLNTLNDELRNNSSATIMFHQSIATKLGLNPTDHKCLEVIFKNQPITAGELAEITGLTTGTITGVINRLEGAGYAFRDNDPQDKRRVIISVNQEKAEKEIVPLFSSFGEEIHKILSQYTVEELQLILGFIKNSNQILLEMIERFSKTN, from the coding sequence ATGTCAACAAACGAAACATTAAGAAAAAAGTTACTCAATACTCTAAATGATGAATTACGAAATAATAGTTCAGCCACCATTATGTTTCATCAGTCAATTGCTACCAAGTTAGGACTTAACCCAACTGATCATAAATGTTTAGAAGTTATTTTCAAGAATCAACCAATAACAGCTGGCGAACTTGCTGAGATAACGGGATTAACGACGGGGACTATTACTGGCGTAATAAATAGGCTTGAAGGAGCAGGATATGCTTTCCGTGATAATGATCCTCAGGACAAAAGGCGTGTGATTATCAGCGTAAACCAAGAAAAAGCAGAGAAAGAAATAGTTCCTCTTTTCAGTTCCTTTGGTGAAGAAATTCATAAAATATTATCTCAATATACTGTTGAGGAACTTCAGTTAATTCTTGGCTTTATAAAAAATAGCAACCAGATACTACTCGAAATGATAGAGCGTTTCTCAAAAACAAATTAA
- a CDS encoding DUF2269 domain-containing protein: MSKDAGIFLGTSLMLILLIFIPIWIGKKKSNKLNIKQKNWWLISHIFFVVIFIGGSLGITLLAISTNFITEREHIYAAHLFIGFFDWFLIIPGGLGSFFTGIWLAVRTHWGVTKYYWIMAKLGVTFITILFGSMYMRVWIHDKAGDIFVNSIHPLKNPLYLHSREMLFIGIVISFVFIIFLVVISYLKPWGKIKKAEKRIS; this comes from the coding sequence GTGAGTAAAGATGCAGGTATATTTTTAGGAACATCATTAATGCTTATATTGCTGATATTCATTCCAATTTGGATAGGAAAAAAGAAGAGTAATAAGTTAAATATAAAACAAAAAAATTGGTGGTTAATATCACATATTTTCTTTGTGGTTATTTTTATAGGAGGCTCGCTGGGGATAACATTATTAGCCATTTCAACTAATTTTATTACTGAGAGAGAACATATTTATGCAGCACATTTGTTTATTGGATTTTTTGACTGGTTTTTAATAATTCCAGGTGGACTCGGCTCCTTCTTTACTGGAATTTGGTTAGCTGTACGTACACATTGGGGGGTAACAAAGTACTATTGGATTATGGCTAAACTTGGTGTTACTTTTATAACCATTTTGTTTGGTTCGATGTATATGCGTGTATGGATTCACGATAAGGCAGGAGATATTTTCGTTAACAGTATCCATCCTTTAAAAAATCCTTTATACCTCCATAGTCGTGAAATGTTATTTATCGGTATTGTAATCTCATTTGTTTTCATTATCTTTTTAGTTGTAATTTCTTATTTAAAACCGTGGGGGAAAATAAAAAAAGCGGAAAAACGCATTTCTTAA
- a CDS encoding DUF4385 domain-containing protein, with amino-acid sequence MAFDYDLDFETIDFRKNPELYRVGRGEQGVLLVEPYKSEILKHWRFKTPEIAVESSDKIYQMFLDYKEKEDFVGMDMARKFLQMGYTRARRYTNYKGGKKYDEDGKVNERQNDPVKAESASIFMEKWKLAREDQDYLKRKKEHQKKYG; translated from the coding sequence ATGGCTTTCGACTATGATTTGGACTTTGAAACAATAGACTTCCGCAAGAATCCTGAACTGTATAGGGTTGGCAGGGGAGAACAGGGTGTGCTGCTGGTAGAGCCTTATAAGAGCGAGATCCTGAAGCATTGGCGATTTAAGACTCCGGAAATTGCTGTGGAGTCATCGGATAAGATCTATCAAATGTTTCTCGATTATAAGGAGAAAGAAGATTTTGTCGGGATGGATATGGCAAGGAAATTTCTGCAGATGGGATATACAAGAGCCCGCAGGTATACGAATTACAAAGGCGGGAAGAAATATGATGAGGATGGCAAGGTAAATGAAAGACAGAATGATCCGGTGAAGGCAGAATCGGCGTCCATCTTTATGGAGAAATGGAAGCTCGCGCGAGAAGATCAGGATTATCTTAAGCGAAAAAAAGAGCATCAGAAGAAATATGGCTGA
- a CDS encoding DUF488 domain-containing protein has protein sequence MKVYTIGHYNHSIEQFLKLLGAAEINFVADVRAFPASRRNSHFKKENMIQWLKEAGIHYRHFPGLGGRRRISGQVGEQLNEGWNNRSFHNYADYTLTDDFQYALEQLKEQAAETTLVYMCSEYHPARCHRLLISNWLKANGWDVRHLIPDSKGNPKVVPHELGKWGAMPIIEEDGTVVYPKL, from the coding sequence ATGAAAGTCTATACGATTGGACATTATAACCATTCGATCGAACAATTTTTAAAGCTGCTGGGAGCAGCTGAAATTAACTTTGTGGCAGATGTCCGGGCATTTCCTGCGAGCCGCAGGAATTCACACTTTAAAAAAGAAAACATGATCCAGTGGCTGAAAGAAGCGGGGATTCATTATCGCCATTTCCCCGGTCTTGGCGGGAGAAGGAGAATATCTGGCCAGGTAGGGGAGCAATTGAACGAAGGATGGAATAACCGCTCGTTTCACAATTATGCGGATTATACACTGACGGATGATTTTCAGTATGCTTTGGAGCAGCTCAAGGAACAGGCCGCAGAAACGACGCTCGTCTATATGTGTTCAGAATATCATCCGGCAAGATGCCACCGCCTGCTCATCAGCAACTGGCTGAAGGCAAATGGATGGGATGTGCGCCATCTCATTCCTGACTCCAAGGGGAATCCGAAGGTGGTCCCACATGAATTGGGGAAGTGGGGAGCCATGCCAATCATTGAAGAAGATGGGACTGTGGTGTATCCGAAGCTATAA